In Nicotiana tabacum cultivar K326 chromosome 19, ASM71507v2, whole genome shotgun sequence, one DNA window encodes the following:
- the LOC107772091 gene encoding homeobox-leucine zipper protein ATHB-12 — MFDGGEFSCTSSAAALNSAECFSSSSFSSLPSSKKKKVNNKNTRRFSDEQIKSLETMFENETKLEPRKKLQLARELGLQPRQVAIWFQNKRARWKSKQLERDYNILKSNFDNLASQCNSLKKENQSLLLQLQKLNDLMQKERGQYCSIGFDQESYNRDDNTIKNKEMEGKPSLSFDLSEHGVNGVISDDDSSIKADYFGLDEESDHLLKMVEAGDSSLTSPENWGSLEDDGLLDQQPNSSNYDQWWDFWS; from the exons ATGTTTGATGGAGGGGAATTTTCTTGTACTTCTTCAGCAGCTGCTCTTAATTCTGCAGAGTGTTTCAGTAGTAGCAGCTTTAGCAGTTTACCATCctcaaagaagaagaaggttAATAATAAGAATACGAGGAGGTTCAGCGATGAGCAGATTAAATCATTAGAAACCATGTTCGAGAACGAGACTAAACTGGAGCCAAGAAAGAAACTGCAGTTGGCACGAGAACTGGGATTGCAACCTCGTCAGGTTGCAATTTGGTTTCAAAACAAGAGAGCTCGATGGAAATCcaagcaacttgagagggattaCAACATACTTAAGTCCAATTTTGACAATCTTGCTTCCCAGTGCAACTCTTTAAAGAAAGAAAACCAATCCTTGCTTTTGCAG TTGCAAAAGCTGAATGATCTGATGCAGAAAGAAAGGGGACAGTATTGTTCAATTGGCTTTGATCAGGAGTCGTATAACAGAGACGATAATACTATTAAGAATAAGGAAATGGAAGGGAAGCCAAGCTTGTCATTTGACTTATCAGAACATGGAGTTAATGGTGTAATTTCAGATGATGACAGTAGTATAAAGGCTGATTATTTCGGCTTGGATGAAGAATCTGATCATCTACTGAAAATGGTAGAAGCAGGGGATAGTTCTTTAACTTCCCCTGAAAACTGGGGCAGCCTAGAGGATGATGGTCTCTTGGACCAGCAACCTAATAGTAGTAATTATGATCAGTGGTGGGATTTCTGGTCTTGA